TATACAGGCACAGGATTGAATCACATTTCTCAAACTCTGACAAAAGAACATTTCTCAgtgaataattgtaaaaatggcAAGTAGCATGTTTCAAGAGGTTAACTTAATCCATGTAGTTCCTCACTCTGATTGCTGTTAATTATCACACAGTCGGTGTACATGTAAACATGGCCATTGTTGAGGTTATTTTTAGAGAGGGAAGCCCTCTTTCACTCAGCTTTCACACACTTTCCTGCTCCAACAATTTTGTTCCACCTGACTTCCTACACACACAAAACCCATACACACAACTGTACATTTCTTGGCACACATAGACAGTGTTAAACCTATCAAGCTTAAGAACAAGTTACTCTTACTGTATATGTGTTCAAAATGACCTGCCTAGCTATATAAGagagaacatattttaaatatacattatatcgCTATAGGAAAACAATGTTCATTATTTCTTTAAGTGGTTTTTGACTATGTcacgtaaccctaaccctaacccaaaaataagaaattgctgaaaatgtactctttCACCAATGGAGATCCTCTgccgtgaatgggtgccatcataatgagagtccaaacagctgataagatCCCTGTGTATTTGATAGAGACAGAGAatgtatatgaatgtgtgtgtacatTTCAGGTTTGACGTAAAAGCAGAGAACACAGGCGAGTGTATGAGGTTAAACAGCTGCTTCCTGTCAGATGTGATGTTAATGGAGAGCAGGATGGGGAATGTAAGCATCAAACTTTTTCAGAGAATTACGGGCTGGAGGTCCCACTGCATCGCCAAAGATAAAAACATAGCATGAACTGAAAATCTGCCACCATCTACAACACTTTCAAACTCAGACGCTTACAACTCTCTCTCCACGCTCCACACCCCACTCCTGAGCAAATATTTACCCCCAATCCTTCATAAGTAGTCCTTTAAGATGACGCGTATGTCAAGTGTGTTTAGAACATGAAGTGAATATTGGAAAAACAACTGGACAGCATCTATGATAACGCTCCAACAGACAGCAATGAGACTAGAGAGCATGGTACGGAGAGGTGCTTGTGTGAGTTTATCTGTGGACTTACACTAAATATGTCAAACATTTGAACAGATCTAACAAATTAATGAAGAATGGACTTTTCaagttttaagatttaaaataaattggtctataattatatattgaaaGGGAAAAAATATGCTCAGGATattattttgtaacttttgttgtCTGTAAAAACTTTAAAACTATGACGAGAATCATAAAATATGGTGGGCATAAAGTAATGCAGGCATTTTCGTGTCTATTAGGACTACATCTGGTCAAataaaaagacacacaaagaGTGCAGGCACAAAGTATGCATGTTTGCAATGACTCAAGCTCACACTGTTTACTAAAACATTCTCTAAAAATGGATTCCTTTAATAACCATAGACTGTAACAGAAACTGTTTTTACCCCTTGTGAAAGCTCTTTATATTCACATGCATGTATGAGAAAACATACATCAACTTGGCTATCATAAGTGCTACATTGCCTGAGGCAAGAGGGACCGGTTTAGTATGCAAATGAATCAAACCTAGAGTATCATAAGACAGGCTGCTCAACATGAGGTAATCTTGCTCTGTAGTGACAAAGAAATATTTTAAGAGTCCAAAAAATTTGAACACAACTAGAATATGAAGACAATGCAGAGGAGGTTATAGTCATTTACAAGTCATTTCCAGATCTCATACCTAAGAGGCAGAATCCATGGAATGAATTATTTGGTTCCCCACTGAGAAAACACTAGGTACTTGTGTCTCTGGAGGAAATCTTGAACCTCTTTGTAGCTGCTgtattaaattcttaatttgaGGGGTGTATGTTACTTTGTGTTTGCTGTTCATCTTAAGCCATTTAAAATGCACAGGTTCCGGGGACAAGCCTGAACCTGGTTAACCAGGTTAAGTCAAGAGAAACGGTTCAGTGCAATTACGCAAGCTGCTGTCATACACATATCAAAACACTCCACTCTCTTTGTTATAGAATTTCCAACATGGTGGGGATTTGTGATTTCCTGGCATTGCTGTACTATCTAAAAAGTGATTTAATGACTGCTGATAGACACTCTTCTGGTCACACACGCTTGTCCAGTGGCTCAGCACCTTTTTCCTCTACCTTTCAAATTGGCAATTTGAGCTACAGATTGCCACCTGTAGTCTTGAGAACAGTACtttaaaacatgcaaatataAACAAAGGGCAATATCAGAGGCATCCAAACAACGTAGCAACTCTATAAACAGCACTTACTCCTCTGTAAATTGTACCATAAAAACCTACTTCTAAAACTTTGCTAAagatatacaaaaataaacacaaaaaaatagtttttacaaaATGTTAGGGTTATCTCTGGAATCTCACAATATTCTTATTCCACCACAACGTTcaaataactaaatgaataaacactAAGAACTATCATTGCTTTAATTTGAAacaatttcattatttcattcattattcttattgtattttactTACTGCAATCTGGCGGAAAGTATCTAAATTATTAATCACATGTCATGGTAATGCTTTTAATATATGTAGACAGAAAAgaatgatttaattttaataaatgtttacagTAACATAATGTCACAGTGCAACATGCCTTTTCATTTTGTGGAGAAATGTGACCTTGTAATTTAGTAATATGTTAAAAATTACACAAAGTATTACTAGTATTTCTAAATATGACCCTGGAGTTGGATAActtgtgtttatttgttcttGTTATGGTTACAATTTTGACTTGGTGCTATAAATGAATTGCATTCATTGTTGTCTAATTCATAAACTGTTGGTGCTTAAAAGCACATTTACTGTGCCAAATATCACAGACAATATCACTGTTATACAAGACTTTGTATATCTGTTCTTTGTGATAATCAGGAGGTTCATAAAAAACTGCACATTGCCAAAAACTACCTCTAGCAATCccatcacaacaacaacaaaaagagcctTTTTCTCTATGCAGCTGGAGGGAAATTATACAAACCGACACACAACACTTTGCTTCCATGATCCCTAAATGCAAATATACAATTCCGGCCAATGTTATGTCTCTGTTTTCTACAGAGCTGTGTTTCTAAGCATCCAAGTTAACTAACTGGTATCTCCGATCAGAGACTAATGGAACATGGAAATTCTGTGTTAAAGTTTGCAGGGAGTTGGCCACATTCATTCTCAAACTGTGCCAGCAATATCATACCAATACCTTTGATCCATATTTGCTGTCCAAAGTAAAGCTCTTTCATGGGTGGGCAGATCTGCTAAATCCCAAAAGCGATATTTCTCCCATGATTTAGTGCATTGCATATATCCACGAGGATTACCGTCAGTCATCATCTATCCTTTTTGTAAATTCTTTTCTGTTAGGTCAAACCTATTCCTCCATTTTGACAGGCCAAACCCACGTTCCCTTGCACACAGAGAGCTTCAGAGGCCAGACTTACAACTGGGGGTTCAGAGGGGAACATAACCTTTCTATCAGGTTAGAAGACCAGATATTGAACATTAAGACCCTTTGCAGGCAATATACCAAGATAAGCAACATCAAGGCATGTTTAAATGCAATGTTTGCATAACATTTTACTGAGGTATACCTTAATCTGTTTGCTTTTTGAAGACAGCTTAGATATATCCTTGGCTGCCTACTATATCTCAATTATTTGTGGTTGATAGAAAGAATAAAATAGAACTTGATTGAGCAAATGAGAGGCATAGCATTTAACAGAATGTCACTTTAAATAACCATGATGCCATTTCTGAGAAAATAGCGACAGTGTAGTTTACATAAAAATAGCATAATATTCCCTTCATAAGAGAACATATTCCGAATTAAAGGGGTATTCATATACGTCTGTGTGCTTAAGAGAATGTATGAAAACAGTACCGATAAAGTGATTAACTGGGAGGTTTCCTGCGTGACATGACCTCATCCGTATCAGAATTTAGAGTCTTATCGCTAAGAGAGAAGCTCTCAGGCTCTCCTGCGCATTTCTGAGATGCCGTGGAACATTCTGATGGGTGGGGGGCAAGCAAGGCTTCTGTCCAGGTGTCCCTATTGCTGCACTCCACCCCCAAATGTTTCCTGAACCTCATCCTACTCCCTTTCAAAGCCCTACACCAGACTTCCctgctttctctctttttccagttgccctgctctccctctctttctgtccTGGCTGTCCTCCAAAACTCAGTGGAAACTCTGATAGGAGTTGTGTAGGGTCTTGCCTGGCTTTCCTTCCTATCGTCTCACTATTCTTCAGCCTTTATGACTGTCTCCAGAAGGGAAAAGAGGGTCGGCACACAATGTTTTTCACAACAGATGTTCTTGTCCCCTTGTGTCAGTTAAAAAAAGCACGCTTCCACACTATATTAGTATGATGTTATGCTGAAACTATTAAAGATATCTCCCACAAACACATGACTgctctgtgtatcatcagcattcTTACACTCCAGTTGTCTAGACAACCAAATACAAATCTTGTGGGCAGCCATTTCAGCACTGACTTTTACCACTGAAACCATTGCCTTTTACCATAATAAAATGAATTCTAAGCAGCAGTATTGGCAGAACTGTGTATATTATAGGCAGTCatattttgtttgaaaataatGCTGTGTGTGAACTgaaaaattgatttttaattttttcttgtgCAGGAGGAAAATGAAATCCCTTCAAGTGTCTTTGTGAAGGAACCTGCACCATTGCCTGAAATGGAGGAGGAGACCCCGGCCATTGATGCCAACCGTTCTCAAGAAGAGGGCCTTCAGACCATCGCCCTCTCCTCAGATGAGGAACAGGGACCAGAAGAGGATGAAGATGAAATTTTGGCTGTTTTGGACCACGAGAGTGAAAGCAGAATTGGAAAAACCCGAGCTGAGAAGATCAAGAGCTCCAGCCTGAAGAAAGTGGACAGCCTGAAGAAAGCTTTCTCCAGGCAGAACATTGAGAAGAAGATGAACAAGTTCAGCACCAAGATTGTCTCCCTAGAGCAGCGAGACAAAATCAAGAAGAGTTTGACACCGAACCACCAGAAGAACCCTAGTGCCAAGAGCTCCTCTTTCAAAGTCTCTCCTCTCACCTTTAACATCAAGAAGAACCGCAGTGGGGACGCCGACCCAGAGGCTGAGGCCTCAGCTCAATCTGAGAGCGCTGTTGCCTCCATCGAACTGGCCCCGATTGAGAGCCCAACTGAAGACCTGTCCTTCAGAGAGGTCCACTCCTACCTTGCACCAGCACAGGAGGAAGTGAAGGCAACTGTGGAAGCAATGGAGAAAGAAGAGGTGCCTAACATCCTGAATGGCACAGCCGAGGTTGAGCTGTCCATCACAGAAGATGTAAGCGAGGAGTATGCTCTTTCTGCGACCCTGCCCCAGGACGCCTCCCAGATAGAAGAGTCCCACAATGTTTTACAGGGAGAGGATGAAGAGAAAGGAGAGGAGAAAGAGGGAAAAGAAAGTGAAGACAGCCCTCTAGCAGAAGCTGCAGCTGCAGGCAAAGCATAGGGTGTTGCTGTAGGAAAAACATCCTAATGTCCTGACCCTCCATTCCAGCCCCAGGACACCCTCCTAACTGAGAAAACACACTGTCCCTTATCAGTGCCAGCCATCCCCGCCATGAACCCAGACATCTGCCCTGTCCTCAAAGTATACACTTACAATGCAGTCCATTCAAAAGGCAAAATTCATGAACTGTATGACTATAAAATCCCATATCAGAAGATTTCGATTTTGGAAGAAATGAATGTGAAAGCAGTCTTATCTGTCCATCTATTCCAACAGTCTGTTACTAACCTTCCGCTTGTGAGAAACCATTCCAGCTGGTATTACTGCACACTCTATCTTCCTCTGGTGGTGCCTACCTGTCAGCTGAGAAGGTTGGCAAAGGAAAACAAATCGCTTACAGCCAAAGGAGTCAACGGTCGCCAAGTGCACTCCATCTACCCCATGGACCCTTTTTTAACAGTAGCCTGGTTTTCATCCAGTGCATCTCTTCTGGAACAGCCTGTGCACAGCTGAAAGTGATATTGATTTCACGCAACCTAGATTATTTCTAATCTTGGTccaatttggttttgtttttttagattaaaCAGCACATATATACTGCCATGTACTATCTGTGTTGatcaaaaatatgtaatgtactCAATTTTACATTTTGGTTTTAATCAGGTCATACTATGTATACTGTGAACTCATTAATACAGAGACCAAATGATGTGAGAAAGCTACCTGGGAAGTGTACTGTCCTAAACTAtgctaaaaatataatttctgaatTATAGAATTTTGCTTTGTAGTGGCTAATAGACATTTGGATACGCTTTTTCTTCCACCATGCTCACATACATTTGCTTTGAATCTGAAATGCAGTTTTCATGGGGGATCCTGGTCTTCCCTGAGCTTCACATACGTCTCGGACCATAGTCAGAAAACATTCCTGCTTTTGATATACAGCTCCTTTCAGAGAGCATTTCTTTAGCTCCCGTTGGCATGATGCTGGCTGAGAAACAGGCACTGTGAGGCCAGTTAGATTACAAGCATATTTCTGAAAGTGATGAAGGAGACAACCAGCCCAGCTGGATGCAAATAAGGCAGAGAAGTGTGGAGatctgaaaaagtaaaaaaaaaaaaaaaaaaaagttaaagtctGTTTGGAGTGTTGAACTGAAGTTTCAAAATGTAAGAAGTGACTAACACCAAGGGCAAATACCCATTCAATAATTTTAGAATAAATACAATTAACTAATATTTATGCACACTTTGACAAAATTTTTCACTATCATGCAAACTCTGAAATAAAATGGTGCTGTTGAGGGTCAGTGCTGACAAATATTTGagcaataaaagtatattttcctGAAAGTTTGGttcttattataatataaatcatacaaGTAATACATGTatgtcaaatgtatttttgtgtttttaatagaaatgttgttgttttctccaaatattacagcatattttttatttcagtattccaGTGCTGAACAAAAACTTAAGTGTGTATCTTTAGCTTTGGGAGGATGTCTTTTTCAGATGTGAAAAGGGATGAGGTTTTACTTCTTTTGAGTCTTTAAAAATAtaactaattttttttactaatttttgcTTATGCTTGTAATCCctaatttttatttgcattatcttTTAAGAAGTTAATCGCATCAGTGTCTTCATAATATATATGAGAGCTATAGGTTGTCttggttattttaaaaacatcatgATTCATGCCAAAGAAAAGGCTCAGTTACAGCAGACCCCATAACTTTTTTGTGACACCTGTTTATCAAGTTGTTAGTGAAGCACGCTctgttcaaaatattattttaatgcaaataaataaagatgttgGACCATGGctttctgtgtctgtcttgttTCTTGGGATCTTTAGAATCATTTTCAAAGCAATAGCAATCCATTTTCATCTGACAGTAATAACCTACTTTAATCAATACGTTCAAACATAACTTAACCTACTTTGATCAATACGTTCAAACAATAGATGCCTGGCCAATTCTAAGTAGCCTACATCAATATATGTGTCTAATTTGTACAGGACACGAGTAATTAGGTGGTATTACAAACACATCAGTAGTGACAAATGCTTCTTACCTGTATTTTCATAGCAATTTGTTGATTTATAACATCCTTATCAGTGCATTTAGGATATCTGTTTCAGAACACACATATTAACTAATTTTTTTATGTCAAGGTCAGGCTTGTGTAATCCATTGCACCATGTTTCAACGTGAAGAGTGGTTAAATCAAATGCACGCCCCCCATGACAAACTCCTTTGGCACTAGCGCCATCTGGCGTTATGATAACTCAAGTAAAACGAAAGAAAACAAGAGATGTAAAACCTTATACGAGACCCAGCTTTATAACTATAGCATCTTTCGGAATGTTTTGTTTATCTATTCCATCGAATAAAATGCTTTATGTTTTCCAAATACTTCATTTGGTcctcttgtttgtttatttgaactGATGTCGAGTGATTTTAAATACGAGTAGGAATAGAGTAAAAGAGTTTCACCTTTTATATATCCTTTTTAATTCATCCATcctaaaaaatattgtatattaaaataaaaatgagtttgCTTACTAAAATGTAATGTTGGTACAACGATCAGTAGATGGAGCTGTTTTCACATATTCGTTTCAGGCAGTCAcggtggccgagaggttaaggcgttggactcgAAATCCAATGGGGTTTCCCCGCACAGGTTCGAATCCTGTTCGTGACGAAATTTAGTTTTTGAAACACTACGATTATTATTTTACGAAAACGTAAAACACACATAACGTTCAAATAAACTGTTGCATTAACATGTTTAATCACATTCATTCTTACAAGAAAATGAACATGGTCGCCTGTTTCTCGGTTTAATATACTATAATGGGTGAAATGTTCAATTTAGGGGGAAGTGTCTCGTGAGAAAAGGTAGCCTATAAAGCGGCCTGGCACAATCAAATTAAACCTAACGTGGTCTGAGGTGACTGGCAGTGTCAGTTTGGGAGAAAATCTGAATAGAATTATCTTTTCTTTCTCGTGTTTTCGAATGGCAAACGCATCAAACGAAAATGTGTGCCTGATTAAAGACATTAAACCTggattaaaaaatctaaatttggttTTTATCGTCCTGGAAACTGGTAAGTGCGTGGGAAACACAAATGAACACGGCCTACACGATTGCTTGCTATTCTCGTTTGTTCACAAACAGTTTGAAGCAGTTATAACtagaaataatattatatatatatatcttataaatCATGACGCGTGTTTTTCGTAGCTTAAAAAAAGATAAGCCAGGAGTGTCGAATCTACGAAGGAAGCAGTTTTTTTGTTGGACCTTTTCTGTGAATCGGTTCAACTGCTTCAGAAACCCGTCCCGTTCTAACCGAAAGGGATTGAATCGGCCAGTGCGATTCTCCTGCAGTTCAACCGTATGATAAATAGTACACCGAAATCAATCACTTAATTTTGCTCAATATTTGCTGATATTTTGCGATGTGAATTAGTGAATGTGTGAACTATTTCAGAGAccgctattttttttatatgtaaatgtttttagtAGGATATGTTTTATGTAAAGGCAAATTTTAATCGTTGAAACGTGTTAAATTTGGTAAAGTGTCAAAATGGTCCCGGTCTATGTCTTCGCCCCAAAAGTTTTCTCAGTCCTTCAGAAGTGTTCAAGGCAGTGGGAAGAAAAGGCACGACAGACACAAGATCTGAGTATACCTTCACTTCAAATCTTTATTGTTATACACTGAGTTTATAAAATAAAGGAGGTATGATTGTTTTCGACCAATGAGATATGGATTACATATGTGTTGGATATTAGCCAAAACAACAagttatatataacatacatgtGATCAGGAATAACTGGACATATAATGAATAATACTGGCACTGAGCCTTTCAACTTTATGCAAAGGTTAGACTAAACTCATCAACCTGGGCCTAAAAGGTCCCCCCACCAAACTTCACGATTTACCTTTAGGTATTATCTGCGCATGAGCGTATACATTTGGGTAAAGAGACAGAACACTAAACAATAGAGAGAAAACACAGATGGGAGGAGGGAGACAAGGAGAGGGATGGCAGAAGACAAAGAAAGATGAAACATGTCATATGTAGGAAAAACAGGAAACGCCTGTGGAAGAGGATCTCTGTTAATACCTGACAGAGATCATGAAATAATCTAACAAAGCGTTGCATGGGGTGACTTAATTACGTTCAACGTAATCCCTGGATCTTTTTTGATGAACCCACTCTTGAACTGAATGAACCAATTCACTGAAGTTCTATATATTCACTGAATATCTAATTCCCAGAGCAAATTGTTGTTCCagtgtcttttattttttgttcttttaacaAAATGTTTCAGGACGAGTGTCTAAGACAAAGGATGGTCATGAAGTGCGTTCATGTAAAGTAGCTGACAGGACCGGAAGCATTACAATATCGGTGTGGGACGAGGTGGGCAGCCTGATACAAACAGGAGACATCATCCGACTCAATCG
This genomic stretch from Carassius gibelio isolate Cgi1373 ecotype wild population from Czech Republic chromosome B6, carGib1.2-hapl.c, whole genome shotgun sequence harbors:
- the cavin2b gene encoding caveolae-associated protein 2b — protein: MGEDGVQAERSSMVIAHENQELVVPSPSPTQSSPTHSLSHLGTVATNASSGEPSSPGPLAGGTTGTLHRDGASPTGQVNAITVLTLLDKLVNMLDTVQENQHKMETRQVEIEGAVRGIQNDMTKLSKSHTSTSNTVSKLLEKSRKVSVHMKEVKDKMDKQAVQVKKLEANHAQLIKRDNFKVLIFQEENEIPSSVFVKEPAPLPEMEEETPAIDANRSQEEGLQTIALSSDEEQGPEEDEDEILAVLDHESESRIGKTRAEKIKSSSLKKVDSLKKAFSRQNIEKKMNKFSTKIVSLEQRDKIKKSLTPNHQKNPSAKSSSFKVSPLTFNIKKNRSGDADPEAEASAQSESAVASIELAPIESPTEDLSFREVHSYLAPAQEEVKATVEAMEKEEVPNILNGTAEVELSITEDVSEEYALSATLPQDASQIEESHNVLQGEDEEKGEEKEGKESEDSPLAEAAAAGKA